A single window of Serinus canaria isolate serCan28SL12 chromosome 14, serCan2020, whole genome shotgun sequence DNA harbors:
- the LOC103817677 gene encoding cytochrome b-c1 complex subunit 2, mitochondrial isoform X2 codes for MKGFPVAARSLSKRFYSLKVAPKVSSSPTAKVTLSPASQDLEITKLPNGLVIASLENFSPASRIGVFIKAGSRYETNSNLGITHLLRLASNLTTKGASSFRITRGIEAVGGSLSVHATREKMAYSVECLRDYVDTVMEYLLNVTTAPEFRPWEIAALQPQLKVDKTIARQNAQVGVLENLHAAAYKNALANPLYCPDYRVGKITSEQLHHFVQNNFTSSRMALVGIGIKHSTLKQVAEQFLNIRSGSGTPGAKAIYKGGEIRKQTGDRLVHAAIVAEGAIVGSPEADAFSVLQYVLGAGPLVKRGSSVTSKLAQGVGKATSQPFDVSAFNVNYSDSGLFGIYTISQAPDAREVIKAALNQVKAVAQGGVTDADVTTAKNQLKANYLMSVETSKGLLNEIGSESLVSGTHTSPSAAAQKIDSVATADVVNAAKKFLSGKKTMAASGDLGNTPFLDEL; via the exons ATGAAGGGGTTCCCGGTGGCCGCGCGCTCCCTCTCG AAGAGATTTTACTCACTTAAAGTAGCTCCTAAAGTTTCATCTTCACCAACTGCAAAAGTGACATTATCTCCAGCATCTCAGGATCTTGAG aTCACAAAATTACCAAATGGCTTAGTTATTGCatctctggaaaacttttctcCAGCTTCAAGAATTGGTGTGTTTATTAAAGCAGGCAGCAGATATGAAACCAACAGTAACCTGGGAATTACTCACCTGCTTCGTCTTGCATCTAATTTG ACTACTAAAGGAGCTTCCTCCTTCCGGATCACTCGTGGCATTGAAGCTGTTGGGGGCAGCCTGAG TGTGCACGCAACAAGGGAGAAAATGGCTTACTCTGTTGAGTGTCTGCGAGACTATGT TGATACAGTGATGGAGTATCTCCTGAATGTTACCACAGCACCAGAGTTCAGACCGTGGGAAATAGCTGCTCTTCAGCCACAATTAAAAGTTGATAAAACAATTGCGCGTCAGAATGCTCAAGTTG GAGTGCTGGAAAACTTGCATGCTGCAGCTTATAAAAATGCTCTGGCAAACCCCTTGTATTGTCCAGACTACAGAGTtggaaaaattacttctgagCAG CTTCACCATTTTGTACAGAACAATTTCACAAGTTCAAGAATGGCTCTCGTAGGAATTG GTATAAAGCACTCCACCTTAAAGCAAGTTGCAGAGCAATTCCTAAATATCCGAAGTGGATCTGGTACTCCTGGTGCAAAGGCTATTTATAAAGGGG GAGAAATCAGGAAACAGACTGGTGATAGGCTTGTCCATGCTGCTATTGTAGCAGAAGGAGCTATTGTTGGGAGCCCAGAAGCAGATGCCTTCAGTGTCCTTCAGTATGTTTTGGGTGCTGGGCCCCTTGTCAAGAGGGGAAGCAGTGTTACCAGCAAATTGGCCCAGGGTGTTGGTAAAGCAACCAGCCAGCCATTTGAT GTTTCTGCATTTAATGTTAATTACTCTGATTCTGGGCTCTTTGGGATTTATACCATATCCCAGGCTCCAGATGCTAGGGAG GTCATTAAAGCTGCTTTGAACCAGGTAAAGGCAGTTGCTCAGGGTGGTGTCACTGATGCTGATGTCACAACAGCAAA AAATCAGCTGAAAGCCAACTATTTGATGTCAGTGGAGACCTCAAAAGGGTTGCTGAATGAAATTGGCTCTGAGTCCCTGGTTTCTGGCACACACACAtccccatctgctgctgctcaaaaaATCGACTCTGTAGCCACTGCTGATGTTGTGAAT gctGCAAAGAAGTTCCTCAGTGGGAAGAAAACAATGGCAGCATCTGGGGATTTGGGAAATACTCCTTTTCTTGATGAGTTGTAA
- the LOC103817677 gene encoding cytochrome b-c1 complex subunit 2, mitochondrial isoform X1, whose translation MKGFPVAARSLSVSGIWKRFYSLKVAPKVSSSPTAKVTLSPASQDLEITKLPNGLVIASLENFSPASRIGVFIKAGSRYETNSNLGITHLLRLASNLTTKGASSFRITRGIEAVGGSLSVHATREKMAYSVECLRDYVDTVMEYLLNVTTAPEFRPWEIAALQPQLKVDKTIARQNAQVGVLENLHAAAYKNALANPLYCPDYRVGKITSEQLHHFVQNNFTSSRMALVGIGIKHSTLKQVAEQFLNIRSGSGTPGAKAIYKGGEIRKQTGDRLVHAAIVAEGAIVGSPEADAFSVLQYVLGAGPLVKRGSSVTSKLAQGVGKATSQPFDVSAFNVNYSDSGLFGIYTISQAPDAREVIKAALNQVKAVAQGGVTDADVTTAKNQLKANYLMSVETSKGLLNEIGSESLVSGTHTSPSAAAQKIDSVATADVVNAAKKFLSGKKTMAASGDLGNTPFLDEL comes from the exons ATGAAGGGGTTCCCGGTGGCCGCGCGCTCCCTCTCGGTGAGCGGGATCTGG AAGAGATTTTACTCACTTAAAGTAGCTCCTAAAGTTTCATCTTCACCAACTGCAAAAGTGACATTATCTCCAGCATCTCAGGATCTTGAG aTCACAAAATTACCAAATGGCTTAGTTATTGCatctctggaaaacttttctcCAGCTTCAAGAATTGGTGTGTTTATTAAAGCAGGCAGCAGATATGAAACCAACAGTAACCTGGGAATTACTCACCTGCTTCGTCTTGCATCTAATTTG ACTACTAAAGGAGCTTCCTCCTTCCGGATCACTCGTGGCATTGAAGCTGTTGGGGGCAGCCTGAG TGTGCACGCAACAAGGGAGAAAATGGCTTACTCTGTTGAGTGTCTGCGAGACTATGT TGATACAGTGATGGAGTATCTCCTGAATGTTACCACAGCACCAGAGTTCAGACCGTGGGAAATAGCTGCTCTTCAGCCACAATTAAAAGTTGATAAAACAATTGCGCGTCAGAATGCTCAAGTTG GAGTGCTGGAAAACTTGCATGCTGCAGCTTATAAAAATGCTCTGGCAAACCCCTTGTATTGTCCAGACTACAGAGTtggaaaaattacttctgagCAG CTTCACCATTTTGTACAGAACAATTTCACAAGTTCAAGAATGGCTCTCGTAGGAATTG GTATAAAGCACTCCACCTTAAAGCAAGTTGCAGAGCAATTCCTAAATATCCGAAGTGGATCTGGTACTCCTGGTGCAAAGGCTATTTATAAAGGGG GAGAAATCAGGAAACAGACTGGTGATAGGCTTGTCCATGCTGCTATTGTAGCAGAAGGAGCTATTGTTGGGAGCCCAGAAGCAGATGCCTTCAGTGTCCTTCAGTATGTTTTGGGTGCTGGGCCCCTTGTCAAGAGGGGAAGCAGTGTTACCAGCAAATTGGCCCAGGGTGTTGGTAAAGCAACCAGCCAGCCATTTGAT GTTTCTGCATTTAATGTTAATTACTCTGATTCTGGGCTCTTTGGGATTTATACCATATCCCAGGCTCCAGATGCTAGGGAG GTCATTAAAGCTGCTTTGAACCAGGTAAAGGCAGTTGCTCAGGGTGGTGTCACTGATGCTGATGTCACAACAGCAAA AAATCAGCTGAAAGCCAACTATTTGATGTCAGTGGAGACCTCAAAAGGGTTGCTGAATGAAATTGGCTCTGAGTCCCTGGTTTCTGGCACACACACAtccccatctgctgctgctcaaaaaATCGACTCTGTAGCCACTGCTGATGTTGTGAAT gctGCAAAGAAGTTCCTCAGTGGGAAGAAAACAATGGCAGCATCTGGGGATTTGGGAAATACTCCTTTTCTTGATGAGTTGTAA